Proteins encoded in a region of the Buteo buteo chromosome 11, bButBut1.hap1.1, whole genome shotgun sequence genome:
- the LOC142037436 gene encoding uncharacterized protein LOC142037436 isoform X4, whose product MPSERGGRRCAGTPVPPPPCGAGCTSRTARGCGSGSAAGLCWSISASTTTGAEHPGMRTYCLGAETPEELNAWVCALRRGASPLPGSPRSLSLQMPQEPQSAGAPLPPLPAHPGEDLRSPPTPPPRRPPVPPLPPSKAPLSQEEAPSRGVPCGTKDTRGGPRGPPVGAVAAAAGRSPRELRPPGATTNQQLPPLAGRESDEAERDTAANQTLLSPTDSFHWLLASEGSDGALPLPGTAPPPSANETSAWPRAGAGGRGSGREGVAGRGSRRPIRITLLQASF is encoded by the exons ATGCCTTCGGAAAGGGGGGGCAGGCGCTGCGCAGGgacccccgtgccccccccgccaTGCGGGGCTGGCTGCACAAgcag GACAGCTCGGGGCTGCGGCTCTGGAAGCGCCGCTGGTTTGTGCTGGTCGATCTCTGCCTCTACTACTACCGGG GCTGAGCACCCCGGGATGCGAACGTACTGTCTGGGGGCCGAGACCCCCGAGGAGCTGAACGCCTGGGTCTGCGCCCTGCGCCGGGGCGCATCGCCCCTGCCCGG ctccccccgctccctctccctgcagatGCCCCAGGAACCCCAGAGTGCTGGTGCCCCCTTGCCCCCATTGCCTGCCCACCCGGGTGAGGACCTGAGGAGCCCCCCTACTCCCCCTCCTCGCCGCCCTCCAGTCCCTCCACTGCCCCCCAGCAAG GCGCCCCTATCCCAGGAAGAGGCCCCGTCGCGGGGGGTGCCCTGCGGGACAAAGGACacccggggggggccgcgggggcccCCCGTGGGCGCCGTTGCCGCCGCAGCAG GGAGGAGCCCGAGGGAGCTCCGCCCTCCTGGAGCAACGACCAACCAGCAGCTGCCCCCTCTGGCCGGCAGGGAGTCGGATGAAGCGGAGCGAGACACCGCGGCCAATCAGACACTGCTCTCTCCAACTGACTCTTTTCATTGGCTGCTAGCATCCGAGGGCTCGGATGGGGCCCTGCCCTTGCCGggcaccgcccccccgccgtcAGCCAATGAGACCTCGGCCTGgccgcgggcgggggcgggTGGGCGGGGTTCGGGGCGAGAAGGTGTGGCCGGCCGCGGGTCTCGACGGCCAATCAGAATCACCCTTCTCCAGGCCAGCTTCTGA
- the LOC142037436 gene encoding uncharacterized protein LOC142037436 isoform X3, producing MADGDEPPRRAPADTHSPGTQPLPSPAGLCRGSMPSERGGRRCAGTPVPPPPCGAGCTSRTARGCGSGSAAGLCWSISASTTTGAEHPGMRTYCLGAETPEELNAWVCALRRGASPLPGSPRSLSLQMPQEPQSAGAPLPPLPAHPGEDLRSPPTPPPRRPPVPPLPPSKAPLSQEEAPSRGVPCGTKDTRGGPRGPPVGAVAAAAGRSPRELRPPGATTNQQLPPLAGRESDEAERDTAANQTLLSPTDSFHWLLASEGSDGALPLPGTAPPPSANETSAWPRAGAGGRGSGREGVAGRGSRRPIRITLLQASF from the exons ATGGCAGACGGTGACGAGCCCCCCCGCCGGGCCCCCGCGGACACCCACAGCCCGGGCACCCAG CCCttgcccagccctgccggccTGTGCCGCGGGTCCATGCCTTCGGAAAGGGGGGGCAGGCGCTGCGCAGGgacccccgtgccccccccgccaTGCGGGGCTGGCTGCACAAgcag GACAGCTCGGGGCTGCGGCTCTGGAAGCGCCGCTGGTTTGTGCTGGTCGATCTCTGCCTCTACTACTACCGGG GCTGAGCACCCCGGGATGCGAACGTACTGTCTGGGGGCCGAGACCCCCGAGGAGCTGAACGCCTGGGTCTGCGCCCTGCGCCGGGGCGCATCGCCCCTGCCCGG ctccccccgctccctctccctgcagatGCCCCAGGAACCCCAGAGTGCTGGTGCCCCCTTGCCCCCATTGCCTGCCCACCCGGGTGAGGACCTGAGGAGCCCCCCTACTCCCCCTCCTCGCCGCCCTCCAGTCCCTCCACTGCCCCCCAGCAAG GCGCCCCTATCCCAGGAAGAGGCCCCGTCGCGGGGGGTGCCCTGCGGGACAAAGGACacccggggggggccgcgggggcccCCCGTGGGCGCCGTTGCCGCCGCAGCAG GGAGGAGCCCGAGGGAGCTCCGCCCTCCTGGAGCAACGACCAACCAGCAGCTGCCCCCTCTGGCCGGCAGGGAGTCGGATGAAGCGGAGCGAGACACCGCGGCCAATCAGACACTGCTCTCTCCAACTGACTCTTTTCATTGGCTGCTAGCATCCGAGGGCTCGGATGGGGCCCTGCCCTTGCCGggcaccgcccccccgccgtcAGCCAATGAGACCTCGGCCTGgccgcgggcgggggcgggTGGGCGGGGTTCGGGGCGAGAAGGTGTGGCCGGCCGCGGGTCTCGACGGCCAATCAGAATCACCCTTCTCCAGGCCAGCTTCTGA
- the NIPSNAP1 gene encoding protein NipSnap homolog 1 has translation MAAALRWLRRGGGGGVPGGARGYSRDAEGSWFRSLFVHKVDPRKDAHSNLLSKKETSNLYKIQFHNVKPECLDAYNSLTEEVLPKLHSDADYPCDLVGNWNTWYGEQDQAVHLWRFSGGYPALMDCMNKLKQNKEYLDFRKERSRMLLSRRNQLLLEFSFWNEPLPRQGPNIYELRTYKLKPGTMIEWGNNWARAIKYRQENQEAVGGFFSQIGELYVVHHLWAYKDLQSREETRNAAWRKRGWDENVYYTVPLIRTMESRIMIPLKISPLQ, from the exons atggcggcggcgTTGCGGTGgctgcggcggggcggcggtggcggggtCCCCGGCGGAGCGCG GGGTTACTCGAGGGACGCCGAAGGCAGCTGGTTCCGCTCCCTCTTCGTGCACAAGGTGGATCCCCGCAAGGACGCCCATTCCAACCTCCTCTCTAAGAAGGAGACCAGTAACCTCTACAAAATTCAGT TTCACAACGTGAAGCCGGAGTGCCTGGATGCCTACAACAGCCTGAC AGAGGAGGTGCTGCCCAAGCTCCACTCGGATGCCGACTACCCCTGCGACTTGGTGGGGAACTGGAACACGTGGTATGGCGAGCAGGACCAGGCAG TGCACCTCTGGCGCTTCTCAGGCGGGTACCCGGCCCTCATGGACTGCATGAACAAGCTCAAACAGAATAAG GAGTACCTGGATTTCCGCAAGGAGAGGAGCCGGATGCTGCTGTCCCGCCGGAATCAGCTGCTCCTCGAGTTCAGCTTCTGGAACGAGCCCCTGCCCCGCCAGGGACCCAACATCTATGAGCTCAGGACCTACAAGTTGAAG CCAGGGACCATGATCGAATGGGGCAACAACTG GGCTCGGGCCATTAAGTACCGGCAGGAGAACCAGGAGGCAGTCGGCGGGTTCTTCTCCCAGATCGGGGAACTGTATGTCGTGCACCACCTCTGGG CCTACAAGGACCTGCAGTCCCGGGAAGAGACGAGGAACGCGGCCTGGAGAAAGAGGGGCTGGGATGAGAATGTGTACTACACGG TCCCGCTGATCCGGACCATGGAGTCACGGATAATGATTCCCCTGAAGATCTCACCCCTGCAGTGA
- the LOC142037436 gene encoding uncharacterized protein LOC142037436 isoform X1, whose translation MADGDEPPRRAPADTHSPGTQPCRPVPRVHAFGKGGQALRRDPRAPPAMRGWLHKQDSSGLRLWKRRWFVLVDLCLYYYRDSSEQQVRGGLPLPGYEIHVLPPAPRAPRFLFTAEHPGMRTYCLGAETPEELNAWVCALRRGASPLPGSPRSLSLQMPQEPQSAGAPLPPLPAHPGEDLRSPPTPPPRRPPVPPLPPSKAPLSQEEAPSRGVPCGTKDTRGGPRGPPVGAVAAAAGRSPRELRPPGATTNQQLPPLAGRESDEAERDTAANQTLLSPTDSFHWLLASEGSDGALPLPGTAPPPSANETSAWPRAGAGGRGSGREGVAGRGSRRPIRITLLQASF comes from the exons ATGGCAGACGGTGACGAGCCCCCCCGCCGGGCCCCCGCGGACACCCACAGCCCGGGCACCCAG ccctgccggccTGTGCCGCGGGTCCATGCCTTCGGAAAGGGGGGGCAGGCGCTGCGCAGGgacccccgtgccccccccgccaTGCGGGGCTGGCTGCACAAgcag GACAGCTCGGGGCTGCGGCTCTGGAAGCGCCGCTGGTTTGTGCTGGTCGATCTCTGCCTCTACTACTACCGGG aCAGCAGCGAGCAGCAAGTGCGGGGCGGCCTCCCCCTGCCCGGCTACGAGATCCACGtcctgccccccgccccccgagccccccgaTTCCTCTTCACG GCTGAGCACCCCGGGATGCGAACGTACTGTCTGGGGGCCGAGACCCCCGAGGAGCTGAACGCCTGGGTCTGCGCCCTGCGCCGGGGCGCATCGCCCCTGCCCGG ctccccccgctccctctccctgcagatGCCCCAGGAACCCCAGAGTGCTGGTGCCCCCTTGCCCCCATTGCCTGCCCACCCGGGTGAGGACCTGAGGAGCCCCCCTACTCCCCCTCCTCGCCGCCCTCCAGTCCCTCCACTGCCCCCCAGCAAG GCGCCCCTATCCCAGGAAGAGGCCCCGTCGCGGGGGGTGCCCTGCGGGACAAAGGACacccggggggggccgcgggggcccCCCGTGGGCGCCGTTGCCGCCGCAGCAG GGAGGAGCCCGAGGGAGCTCCGCCCTCCTGGAGCAACGACCAACCAGCAGCTGCCCCCTCTGGCCGGCAGGGAGTCGGATGAAGCGGAGCGAGACACCGCGGCCAATCAGACACTGCTCTCTCCAACTGACTCTTTTCATTGGCTGCTAGCATCCGAGGGCTCGGATGGGGCCCTGCCCTTGCCGggcaccgcccccccgccgtcAGCCAATGAGACCTCGGCCTGgccgcgggcgggggcgggTGGGCGGGGTTCGGGGCGAGAAGGTGTGGCCGGCCGCGGGTCTCGACGGCCAATCAGAATCACCCTTCTCCAGGCCAGCTTCTGA
- the THOC5 gene encoding THO complex subunit 5 — protein sequence MSSDSSKKRKPKVIRTDGGPQEGKRGKADADQDVRYYSEECEVDLRDPIKDYELYRETCQELQRLMAEIQELKSRGIKDNASEIDERRIQSCVHFMTLKKLNRLAHIRLKKGRDQTHEAKQKVDAYHLQLQNLLYEVMHLQKEITKCLEFKSKHEEIELVSLEEFYKEAPPEISRPAITLSEPHQQTLARLDWELEQRKRLAEKYKECLTSKEKILKEIEVKKEYLSSLQPRLNSIMQASLPVQEYLFMPFDQAHKQYETARHLPPPLYVLFVQASAYGQACDKKLVVAIEGSVEEAKALYKPPEDSQDDESDSDAEEEQTTKRRRPTLGVQLDDKRKEMLKRHPLSVTVDLKCKDENVLHLTFYYLMNLNVMTVKAKVTTAVEMTTAISAGDLLSPDSLLNCLYPGDHGRKTPNPANQFQFDKVGILTLSDYVTELGHPYVWVQKLGGLHFPKDQPQHTVTADNSLSASHMELTVKLLRTRLQSRLALHKQFASLEHGVVPVSSECQHLFPTKIVSRLVKWTAIPYEDYAELPYTKDVIEAGLAEDTHLYYMALIERGTAKLQAAVVLNPGYSTLPPVFSLCLNWKGERTSSNDDNIRAMESEVNVNYKELWGPKPGYQLLTNQLQRLCMVLDVYLETEPHDTSVEGPKEFPQEKMCLRLVRGPMRLKPFKFNYPQGFFSHR from the exons ATGTCGTCGGACTCCAGCAAGAAGAGGAAACCCAAAGTGATCCGCACGGATGGGGGCCCACAGGAGGGCAAGCGGGGCAAGGCTGATGCTGACCAG GATGTTAGGTACTACAGCGAGGAGTGTGAGGTGGATCTCCGTGACCCTATCAAAGACTATGAACTCTACAGAGAGACCTGCCAGGAGCTTCAGAGACTGATGGCAGAAATCCAGGAGCTGAAGAGCAGAGGCATCAAGGACAAC GCTTCGGAGATAGATGAGCGGCGGATTCAGAGCTGCGTGCACTTCATGACCCTAAAGAAGCTCAACCGGCTGGCTCATATTCGGctgaagaaagggagagatCAAACCCATGAG GCAAAGCAGAAGGTCGACGCATATCACCTGCAGCTCCAGAACTTGCTCTATGAGGTGATGCACCTGCAGAAAGAGATCACCAAATGCCTGGAGTTCAA GTCAAAACATGAGGAGATTGAACTGGTGAGCCTGGAGGAGTTTTACAAAGAGGCCCCCCCTGAAATCAGCCGGCCTGCCATCACCCTGTCTGAGCCTCACCAGCAGACCCTGGCCCGCCTGGactgggagctggagcagcGCAAGAG GCTGGCAGAGAAGTACAAGGAGTGCCTGACCAGCAAGGAGAAGATCCTGAAGGAGATCGAGGTGAAGAAGGAGTATCTGAGCAGCCTCCAGCCTCGACTCAACAGCATCATGCAG GCCTCCCTGCCTGTCCAGGAGTATCTCTTCATGCCTTTCGACCAGGCGCACAAACAGTATGAGACGGCCCGCCACCTCCCGCCACCTCTCTACGTTCTCTTCGTTCAAGCCAGTGCCTATGGGCAGGCCTGTG ATAAGAAGCTTGTGGTGGCCATTGAAGGGAGTGTAGAGGAAGCCAAAGCCTTGTACAAGCCGCCTGAGGACTCGCAGG ATGATGAAAGTGATTCTGATGCAGAGGAGGAGCAAACCACG AAGCGGCGCAGGCCCACCCTGGGCGTGCAGCTGGATGACAAGCGCAAGGAGATGCTCAAGCGGCACCCCTTGTCTGTCACTGTTGACCTGAAGTGCAAAG ATGAGAACGTGCTTCACCTGACCTTCTACTACCTGATGAACCTCAACGTCATGACGGTGAAAGCCAAGGTGACCACTGCTGTCGAGATGACAACTGCCATCAGTGCTGG tgACCTGCTCTCCCCAGACTCCCTCCTCAACTGCCTCTATCCAGGAGACCACGGGAGGAAAACACCCAATCCAGCCAACCAGTTCCAGTTCGATAAAGTGGG CATCCTGACCTTGAGCGACTACGTGACAGAGCTGGGGCACCCCTACGTGTGGGTGCAGAAGCTGGGCGGCCTGCATTTCCCCAAGGACCAGCCTCAG CACACGGTCACTGCGGACAACTCGCTGAGCGCCAGCCACATGGAGCTGACTGTGAAGCTGCTACGGACAAGGCTGCAGTCCCGCCTGGCTCTCCACAAGCAGTTTGCGTCGCTCG AGCACGGCGTTGTGCCAGTCTCCAGCGAGTGCCAGCATCTCTTCCCTACCAAGATCGTCTCGCGCCTGGTGAAGTGGACTGCCATTCCCTATGAAGATTACGCG GAGCTGCCCTACACTAAAGATGTGATAGAGGCTGGCTTGGCTGAAGACACTCACCTCTACTACATGGCCCTGATAGAAAGAGGAACAG CCAAGCTCCAGGCAGCTGTAGTCCTGAACCCCGGTTACTCCACGCTGCCGCCCGTCTTCAGCCTGTGCCTAAACTGGAAAGGAGAGCGAACCAGCAGCAACGATGACAACATTCGG GCCATGGAGAGCGAGGTCAATGTGAACTACAAGGAGCTGTGGGGGCCCAAACCGGGCTACCAGCTCCTCACCAACCAGCTGCAGCGCCTGTGCATGGTGCTGGATGTCTACCTGGAGACGGAGCCCCATGACACCAGCGTGGAGGGACCCAAGGAGTTTCCCCAGGAGAAGATGTGTCTGCGTCTGGTCAG GGGGCCCATGCGCCTGAAGCCCTTCAAGTTCAACTACCCTCAGGGCTTCTTCAGTCATCGCTGA
- the NEFH gene encoding neurofilament heavy polypeptide, which yields MSLMLETLLGPPGGLRKEPGRVPPRSAASSGFHSWPGPVVGRARAGGGGGGSAAASSTESLDSLNGEPRARNEKELLQVLNDRFAGYIERVRALEQQNRALAAEAAALRQQQAGRSAMGELYARELRDMRGTLLRLGAEKGQLRLERSRLAEDVAALRGRLEEEARQRTELEAAARGLAQRSAQEERARGPLEERARALREEAELLRRQHRAEVGALLRGARPEPPAEPPSALRPGVTAALRDLRAQLEGTAARSTLQAEEWFRVRLDKLSEVAKVNTDAIRLAQEEICEYRRQLQSKTTELEALKGTQESLERQRQDSEERHHADVLSYQETIQQLDSELRNTKWEMAAQLREYQDLLNVKMALDIEIAAYRKLLEGEEYRIESGFGMLSFPEVVPKAPSITANIKVKSEEKIKVVEKSEKETVIVEEQTEEIQVTEEVTEEEEAAEKEAEEEKAEEKEEEEEEKPEAEGEEEAKSPAKEEAKSPEKPESPSKEEAKSPAVKSPEKPATPSKEEAKSPAVKSPEKPATPSKEEAKSPAVKSPEKPATPSKEEAKSPAVKSPEKPATPSKEEAKSPAAKSPEKPATPSKEEAKSPAVKSPEKPATPSKEEAKSPAAKSPEKPATPSKEEAKSPAVKSPEKPATPSKEEAKSPAVKSPEKPATPSKEEAKSPAVKSPEKPATPSKEEAKSPAVKSPEKPAPPSKEEAKTPAVKSPEKPSPPSKEEAKTPAVKSPEKPTPPSKEEAKTPAVKSPEKVKSPVKEEAKSPQKEVAPAKEPTPSPPKEPKAPAKEEQPKEVKAPSKPGAEEGRKEEAPKKDVPAKVEEKPKEKVAAVPEPPAPQVKETTKPGPKPAEEGKAEKEAPPKPQQEVSKAAAKEAEKPKAEKKAEEPKKEKAEEPKKEKAEEPKKEKAEEPKAKAKPKDEPKASKESPKAEAPSSKEAKAPEPAPAVGKK from the exons ATGAGTCTGATGCTGGAGACGCTGCTGGGCCCCCCGGGGGGGCTCCGCAAGGAGCCGGGCCGCGTTCCCCCGCGCTCCGCCGCCTCCAGCGGCTTCCACTCGTGGCCGGGACCGGTGGTGGGGCGGGCtcgggccgggggcggcggcggcggcagcgcggcCGCTTCCTCCACCGAGAGCCTGGACTCGCTGAACGGCGAACCGCGGGCGAGGAACgagaaggagctgctgcaggtgcTGAACGATCGCTTCGCCGGTTACATCGAGCGGGTGCGGGCGCTGGAGCAGCAGAACCGGGCGCtggcggcggaggcggcggctcTGCGGCAGCAGCAGGCGGGACGCTCGGCCATGGGCGAGCTGTACGCGCGGGAGCTGCGCGACATGCGGGGAACCCTCCTGCGCCTGGGGGCCGAGAAGGGGCAACTGCGGCTGGAGCGGTCGCGCCTGGCCGAGGACGTGGCCGCCTTGCGGGGACGGCTGGAGGAAGAGGCCCGGCAGCGAACCGAGCTGGAGGCGGCCGCCCGCGGGCTGGCCCAACGCTCCGCGCAGGAGGAACGGGCTCGGGGCCCCTTAGAGGAGCGAGCCCGAGCCCTGCGGGAGGAGGCCGAGCTGCTGCGGAGGCAGCACCGGGCCGAGGTGGGCGCGTTGCTGCGCGGGGCCCGCCCGGAGccccccgccgagcccccctccGCCCTGCGGCCCGGGGTCACCGCCGCCCTCCGCGATCTGCGCGCCCAGCTGGAGGGGACGGCGGCCCGCAGCACCCTGCAGGCCGAGGAGTGGTTCCGCG TGAGGCTGGACAAGCTCTCGGAGGTTGCCAAGGTGAACACGGATGCCATCCGCTTGGCTCAGGAGGAGATCTGCGAGTACCGCCGCCAGCTCCAGTCCAAGACCACCGAGCTCGAAGCCCTCAAAGGGACCCAGGAGTCACTGGAGAGGCAGAGACAGGACTCGGAGGAGCGCCATCATGCAGATGTCCTGTCCTACCAG GAAACCATCCAGCAGCTTGACAGCGAGCTGAGGAACACCAAGTGGGAGATGGCAGCACAGCTCCGGGAGTACCAGGATCTGCTCAATGTCAAAATGGCTCTGGACATTGAAATTGCTGCCTATAG AAAGCTCTTGGAAGGGGAGGAATATCGGATCGAGTCTGGCTTTGGGATGCTCTCCTTCCCTGAGGTGGTTCCCAAGGCTCCCAGCATCACTGCCAACATCAAGGTGAAGAGTGAGGAGAAGATCAAGGTGGTAGAAAAATCTGAGAAGGAGACAGTGATTGTGGAGGAGCAGACAGAGGAAATCCAGGTGACTGAGGAGgtcacagaggaggaggaggcagctgagAAAGAGGCTGAAGAGGAGAAAgctgaagagaaggaggaagaagaggaggagaaacctGAAGCAGAGGGTGAAGAGGAGGCCAAGTCTCCTGCAAAAGAGGAGGCCAAGTCCCCAGAGAAACCTGAGTCTCCCTCAAAGGAGGAGGCCAAGAGCCCGGCCGTCAAGTCCCCAGAAAAGCCTGCAACCCCCTCAAAGGAGGAGGCCAAGAGCCCAGCTGTCAAATCCCCAGAAAAACCTGCAACCCCCTCAAAGGAGGAGGCCAAGAGCCCAGCTGTCAAATCCCCAGAAAAACCTGCAACCCCCTCAAAAGAGGAGGCCAAGAGCCCGGCTGTCAAATCCCCAGAAAAACCTGCAACCCCCTCAAAAGAGGAGGCCAAGAGCCCAGCCGCCAAATCCCCAGAAAAGCCTGCAACCCCCTCAAAAGAGGAGGCCAAGAGCCCGGCTGTCAAATCCCCAGAAAAACCTGCAACTCCATCAAAAGAGGAGGCCAAGAGCCCAGCTGCCAAATCCCCAGAAAAACCTGCAACCCCCTCAAAGGAAGAGGCCAAGAGCCCGGCTGTCAAATCCCCAGAAAAGCCTGCAACTCCCTCAAAAGAGGAGGCCAAAAGCCCGGCTGTCAAATCCCCAGAAAAGCCTGCAACCCCCTCAAAAGAAGAGGCCAAGAGCCCAGCTGTCAAATCCCCAGAAAAGCCTGCAACCCCCTCAAAGGAAGAGGCCAAGAGCCCGGCGGTGAAGTCCCCAGAGAAACCTGCACCCCCCTCGAAAGAGGAGGCCAAGACCCCGGCGGTGAAGTCTCCAGAGAAACCGTCACCCCCCTCAAAGGAGGAGGCCAAGACCCCGGCTGTCAAATCCCCAGAAAAACCTACACCCCCCTCAAAGGAGGAGGCCAAGACCCCAGCTGTGAAGTCGCCTGAGAAAGTCAAATCTCCTGTGAAGGAGGAGGCCAAGTCTCCGCAGAAGGAAGTGGCCCCGGCCAAGGAGCCCACCCCCTCGCCCCCAAAGGAGCCGAAAGCCCCTGCAAAGGAAGAGCAGCCCAAGGAGGTGAAGGCTCCTTCCAAGCCTGGAGCTGAGGAGGGCAGGAAAGAGGAAGCTCCCAAGAAAGATGTCCCAGCCAAGGTGGAGGAGAAGCCCAAAGAGAAGGTGGCTGCTGTGCCAGAGCCTCCGGCCCCACAGGTGAAGGAGACCACCAAGCCGGGCCCTAAACCTGCGGaagaaggaaaggctgagaaggAGGCTCCGCCAAAACCTCAGCAGGAGGTCAGCAAAGCGGCTGCAAAGGAGGCTGAGAAGCcaaaggctgagaagaaggCGGAGGAGCCCAAGAAGGAGAAGGCGGAGGAGCCCAAGAAGGAGAAGGCGGAGGAGCCCAAGAAGGAGAAGGCGGAGGAGCCCAAagctaaagcaaaacccaaagaTGAGCCCAAAGCCAGTAAAGAGTCCCCCAAGGCCGAGGCCCCCTCCAGCAAGGAGGCCAAAGCCCCAGAGCCAGCACCTGCTGTGGGGAAGAAGTGA
- the LOC142037436 gene encoding uncharacterized protein LOC142037436 isoform X2 encodes MADGDEPPRRAPADTHSPGTQPCRPVPRVHAFGKGGQALRRDPRAPPAMRGWLHKQDSSGLRLWKRRWFVLVDLCLYYYRDSSEQQVRGGLPLPGYEIHVLPPAPRAPRFLFTAEHPGMRTYCLGAETPEELNAWVCALRRGASPLPGSPRSLSLQMPQEPQSAGAPLPPLPAHPGEDLRSPPTPPPRRPPVPPLPPSKEEAPSRGVPCGTKDTRGGPRGPPVGAVAAAAGRSPRELRPPGATTNQQLPPLAGRESDEAERDTAANQTLLSPTDSFHWLLASEGSDGALPLPGTAPPPSANETSAWPRAGAGGRGSGREGVAGRGSRRPIRITLLQASF; translated from the exons ATGGCAGACGGTGACGAGCCCCCCCGCCGGGCCCCCGCGGACACCCACAGCCCGGGCACCCAG ccctgccggccTGTGCCGCGGGTCCATGCCTTCGGAAAGGGGGGGCAGGCGCTGCGCAGGgacccccgtgccccccccgccaTGCGGGGCTGGCTGCACAAgcag GACAGCTCGGGGCTGCGGCTCTGGAAGCGCCGCTGGTTTGTGCTGGTCGATCTCTGCCTCTACTACTACCGGG aCAGCAGCGAGCAGCAAGTGCGGGGCGGCCTCCCCCTGCCCGGCTACGAGATCCACGtcctgccccccgccccccgagccccccgaTTCCTCTTCACG GCTGAGCACCCCGGGATGCGAACGTACTGTCTGGGGGCCGAGACCCCCGAGGAGCTGAACGCCTGGGTCTGCGCCCTGCGCCGGGGCGCATCGCCCCTGCCCGG ctccccccgctccctctccctgcagatGCCCCAGGAACCCCAGAGTGCTGGTGCCCCCTTGCCCCCATTGCCTGCCCACCCGGGTGAGGACCTGAGGAGCCCCCCTACTCCCCCTCCTCGCCGCCCTCCAGTCCCTCCACTGCCCCCCAGCAAG GAAGAGGCCCCGTCGCGGGGGGTGCCCTGCGGGACAAAGGACacccggggggggccgcgggggcccCCCGTGGGCGCCGTTGCCGCCGCAGCAG GGAGGAGCCCGAGGGAGCTCCGCCCTCCTGGAGCAACGACCAACCAGCAGCTGCCCCCTCTGGCCGGCAGGGAGTCGGATGAAGCGGAGCGAGACACCGCGGCCAATCAGACACTGCTCTCTCCAACTGACTCTTTTCATTGGCTGCTAGCATCCGAGGGCTCGGATGGGGCCCTGCCCTTGCCGggcaccgcccccccgccgtcAGCCAATGAGACCTCGGCCTGgccgcgggcgggggcgggTGGGCGGGGTTCGGGGCGAGAAGGTGTGGCCGGCCGCGGGTCTCGACGGCCAATCAGAATCACCCTTCTCCAGGCCAGCTTCTGA